The following are from one region of the Cynocephalus volans isolate mCynVol1 chromosome 17, mCynVol1.pri, whole genome shotgun sequence genome:
- the SEC16A gene encoding protein transport protein Sec16A isoform X1: MQPPPQAVPSSLSGPPPAGSTRSVFWDSSPYRRRTNNNAPVAPITCPLQPVTDPFAFSRQTLQSTTLGSLSKSSPPILPGPDPPGFSQHPGFPVPHTNAGGSSQEPCESLPGPLLQPRADASPFSGALTPSALPGPEMNRSIEVRPSSEPEAQTPPCPPHCIPGVGPDKSPGGHPHGNIPGPDRLLSRQNLHDGVVAPAASSFFPQPRQQMPGPWGPVQGDPQPSGQRLSPCPERPVQNAVPCATSVPNFSPPPNPHQGLDHEQHHPLVSFPGPLVEDGRDEAAYLQSRNHSTTNFDPESAFRQNCRVGNTWASREFRQNPEVNKEHWPDPTLVNPITQGKSPEDHVHCPPGAGVSQSLPEADSGALSMFFQGGEAENEENLPSERAGSADKLDTDGFLASPGLGHPPPPAHVGAGGVYQAFLTGSCSEAARLGGDAQPYFSQSAGIWHDKHTTDNAASDMWADAASAGTHSGSGSQYENVENLEFVQNQEVLPSEPLRVGPSTLSDQFRYGPLSGPAVPKHGVGHTGAGGLNLEAPDTMLHPVRSDSVSSSYSSKSHRSLSGSTRPQELIGTFIQQEVGKPEDEASSSFFKQIDSSPVGGETDETTGSQNYCSSLSSTPSPPKPTGVFQTSANSSFEPVKSHLVGVKPIEADRANLVGEVRGTRARQKKRRPAAAPPDASPGNLEQPPDNMETLFAPQVCPLPLTASSEAGPMLLPAGGPPLAAVLPAPERRPPARAQGTVQCESPATTLWAQNELPDFGGNILLAPAAPALYAPVKPQPSGVVQPPEDRASGQQSRKPGAGPSLQNREGIDASENLENPPKMGEEEALQSQASSGYASLLSSPPTESLQSQPVLIAQPDQSYNLAQPVDFSVLNPNEKNQSWIDASEGEKSTISSRALGGDSGENIPLCGIPTSSVISLPLPNSLTQSNFPQGSGTSEMVSNQPASLLVQPPSHAVPKNLVPESQKNHNAENIRPEFNSTAGSTSVMLIPPANNALVPNNKANHSSPREETFGALDFSLNRALENPARMYSPSHSDGPVSQQTIAGHPRQSGPGVQNPNHFYQQVTKDARDQRGLDGAQLEPPQPQTSSPHVPRAVFSELPNPESPPAQGQSQNSAQPPASPALADTGQQPLPRPPQASSASAASTGSSLVAVAEQPWLHPTVPFGPPPQDLASYYCYRPLYNAYQTQYPSVYASDPGTASLYYQDTYSLYESRYRPYDNAASAYAENYCYPEPERPSSRASHCSDQPHPRPGYPEGYYNSRSGWSSQSDYYASYYSSQGDYRDAGCWDRYHYSSRFRDPRVYDRRYWYNAEYDSYRKENQAYGDRPEKCDDPWMYDPRFTGSFDDDPEPHRDPYGEEADRHSVHSEHSARSLRSGRSSLSARSRQSQIYRSHNLTAGSYEAPPPPGSFQSDYACGTYGSHFNSAQGFPEYGYTADTAWPTGEQVPSRPNSPEKFSVPHVCARFGPGGQLIKVVPNLPSEGQPALVEIHSMETLLQHTPEQEEMRLFPGPLGKDDTHKVDVINFAQNKATKCLQNENLIDKESASLLWNFIVLLCRQNGTVVGTDIAELLLRDHKTVWLPGKSPNEANLIDFTNEAVEHVEEEQSGEAQLSFLTDSPTATTNKLEKETERFRELLLYGRKKDALESAMKNGLWGHALLLASKMDSRTHARVMTRFANSLPINDPLQTVYQLMSGRMPAASTCCGDEKWGDWRPHLAMVLSNLSHSVDVEARAMVTMGDTLASKGLLDAAHFCYLMAQVGFGVYTKKTAKLVLIGSNHSLPFLKFATNEAIQRTEAYEYAQSLGAHTCSLPGFQVFKFIYSCRLAEMGLATQAFHYCEVIAKSILTQPTQCSPVLIGQLIQVASQLRLFDSQLKEKPEEESLMEPSWLTHLRQVERQIKDGAFPQQCPSTPCSEVEQSDGPGPGQPVALGTDNPLLALPVPSPEILSQGVRLLPSAPQTLPDSQLASFVSVPTFPVLPPPGPLEPGPVYGPPGSALGYPEPPRPDPAALYPGSGLPPAAPGLQEHGHLRQEYRGQDPGVMPQGSPVRNSLPELSEEDFGGKFANLDSSRTVQDSESPPGWDCADSGLTQPPPSLAPAPETKSPTQVVKREAKKSESWFSRWLSGKRRTEAYLPDDKDKSIVWDEKKNQWVNLNEPEEEKKAPPPPPTSLPKAPQAAPPGPAGPPRSSVNMFSRKAAGTRARYVDILNPSGTQRSEPALAPADFFAPLAQLPIPSNLFIPNPEAEELQFADGAGREGQAPAGGHANPEPALEPKQVLNSAVLPPGSELPPSKPEGSQGGELSRCSSMSSLSREVSQHFNQAPGSHPPAGGPPGAAVPFYSPAQLAQASTTSGSSRPGRIGQRKYPALN, from the exons ATGCAGCCACCACCCCAGGCGGTCCCATCCAGCCTGTCAGGACCACCTCCGGCCGGGAGTACTCGGAGTGTGTTCTGGGATAGCAGCCCTTATAGGAGACGGACCAATAATAATGCACCGGTGGCTCCCATAACTTGTCCATTGCAGCCCGTAACGGATCCGTTTGCTTTTAGTAGACAGACGCTCCAAAGTACAACACTGGGCAGTCTGTCCAAAAGCAGCCCACCCATTTTGCCAGGCCCGGACCCCCCAGGGTTTTCTCAGCACCCTGGTTTTCCTGTGCCTCATACAAATGCCGGGGGTAGTTCCCAAGAACCCTGCGAGTCTCTGCCAGGACCTCTGTTGCAGCCTAGAGCAGATGCTAGTCCGTTTTCTGGTGCTTTGACCCCTTCAGCACTGCCTGGGCCTGAGATGAACAGGAGTATAGAGGTCAGGCCCAGCTCAGAGCCTGAAGCTCAGACTCCACCGTGTCCACCTCACTGCATTCCAGGAGTGGGTCCTGACAAGTCTCCTGGGGGCCATCCACATGGAAACATACCTGGGCCTGACCGACTGCTTAGCAGGCAAAACCTGCATGATGGTGTAGTGGCCCCAGCAGCATCCTCTTTCTTCCCCCAGCCTCGTCAACAGATGCCAGGTCCGTGGGGGCCAGTGCAGGGAGACCCCCAGCCCTCAGGTCAGCGTCTCTCACCCTGCCCAGAAAGACCTGTTCAAAACGCAGTGCCCTGTGCCACCAGCGTTCCGAATTTCTCCCCTCCGCCCAACCCACATCAAGGCCTTGACCACGAGCAACACCACCCACTAGTGTCTTTCCCAGGACCCTTGGTTGAAGATGGGAGAGATGAGGCGGCCTATCTGCAAAGTAGAAACCACTCTACAACTAATTTTGATCCTGAAAGTGCATTCAGGCAAAATTGCAGAGTTGGGAATACTTGGGCAAGCCGGGAGTTCAGGCAGAATCCAGAGGTAAATAAAGAACATTGGCCAGACCCTACTCTTGTGAATCCCATCACTCAGGGAAAGAGCCCAGAAGACCATGTGCACTGTCCCCCGGGGGCAGGGGTGAGCCAGTCCCTGCCAGAGGCAGACTCTGGAGCTCTCTCGATGTTTTTCCAAGGGGGAGAGGCAGAAAATGAGGAGAATCTTCCATCTGAAAGAGCAGGCTCTGCTGACAAATTGGACACTGATGGTTTCTTGGCCAGTCCGGGATTGGGCCATCCACCCCCACCTGCTCATGTGGGAGCAGGTGGTGTCTACCAGGCCTTTCTCACAGGCTCCTGCAGTGAGGCCGCACGGCTAGGAGGAGACGCACAGCCTTATTTTTCTCAGTCTGCAGGCATCTGGCACGACAAACACACCACTGACAATGCTGCTAGTGACATGTGGGCTGACGCAGCCAGCGCGGGGACTCACAGTGGTAGCGGCTCACAGTATGAGAATGTCGAGAACTTAGAATTTGTTCAGAATCAAGAAGTTCTGCCAAGTGAGCCCTTAAGAGTGGGCCCTTCCACTCTGAGCGATCAGTTCAGATATGGGCCCCTTTCTGGGCCAGCTGTCCCCAAGCATGGTGTGGGCCACACTGGAGCTGGGGGGCTGAATCTCGAGGCTCCTGACACGATGCTGCATCCTGTGCGATCTGATAGTGTGTCATCCAGCTATAGCAGCAAAAGCCACAGGAGTCTTTCAGGTTCAACCAGGCCCCAAGAACTGATTGGCACATTTATTCAGCAAGAGGTTGGAAAACCTGAAGATGAAGCTTCTAGTAGTTTTTTTAAGCAAATCGATTCTTCTCCTGTAGGAGGTGAGACAGATGAGACCACTGGGAGCCAGAATTACTGCAGCAGCCTGTCCTCTACCCCAAGCCCCCCAAAACCTACGGGAGTATTTCAGACAAGCGCAAATAGTTCTTTTGAGCCGGTAAAATCCCACTTAGTTGGGGTAAAACCAATTGAGGCAGATCGTGCCAACTTGGTGGGCGAAGTGAGGGGGACCCGTGCCCGCCAGAAGAAGCGCAGACCAGCCGCTGCACCACCCGATGCCTCCCCAGGCAACCTGGAGCAGCCACCAGACAACATGGAAACCCTCTTTGCACCCCAGGTGTGTCCTCTGCCTCTTACTGCCAGTTCGGAAGCTGGGCCCATGCTGCTGCCCGCTGGGGGGCCCCCGTTGGCTGCTGTGCTTCCAGCACCTGAGAGGAGGCCCCCAGCAAGGGCTCAGGGCACCGTGCAGTGTGAGAGCCCAGCAACGACTTTATGGGCACAGAATGAGCTGCCAGATTTCGGAGGCAACATCCTTCTAGCGCCAGCTGCTCCTGCACTTTATGCACCTGTGAAACCTCAGCCGTCTGGAGTTGTTCAGCCTCCAGAAGACAGGGCGTCTGGGCAGCAGTCACGGAAGCCAGGCGCTGGCCCATCCCTGCAGAACCGAGAAGGCATTGATGCTTCCGAGAACCTTGAGAATCCTCCCAAAATGGGAGAAGAGGAGGCCCTCCAGTCGCAGGCAAGTTCTGGTTATGCAAGTTTATTGTCCTCACCACCCACTGAGTCTCTGCAGAGTCAGCCAGTCTTGATTGCCCAGCCTGATCAAAGCTATAATTTGGCTCAGCCcgttgatttttctgtgttgaatCCTAATGAGAAGAATCAGTCCTGGATAGATGCTTCAGAGGGGGAAAAATCCACAATAAGCAGTCGAGCTCTCGGTGGTGATTCTGGAGAAAACATTCCTTTGTGTGGGATTCCAACCAGCTCTGTCATTAGCTTACCTCTGCCTAATAGTCTTACCCAAAGTAATTTTCCACAAGGTTCTGGTACTTCTGAAATGGTTTCTAATCAGCCTGCCAGCTTGCTGGTTCAACCACCATCCCATGCAGTTCCAAAGAACTTGGTTCCAGAAAGTCAAAAGAATCATAATGCAGAAAACATTCGTCCTGAGTTTAATAGCACTGCTGGAAGCACAAGTGTGATGTTAATTCCACCTGCAAACAATGCCTTGGTTCCTAATAATAAGGCAAATCACTCCAGTCCTCGGGAAGAAACTTTTGGAGCCCTAGACTTCTCATTAAATAGAGCTTTGGAAAATCCTGCAAGAATGTATAGCCCATCCCATTCTGATGGCCCAGTTTCTCAGCAAACCATAGCCGGTCATCCCAGACAGTCTGGCCCCGGGGTGCAAAACCCAAACCATTTCTATCAGCAAGTGACGAAAGATGCACGGGACCAGCGTGGCCTAGATGGAGCCCAGCTGGAGCCCCCTCAGCCACAGACTTCTTCTCCACATGTGCCCAGAGCAGTGTTTTCAGAACTTCCAAATCCAGAAAGTCCACCAGCACAGGGACAGTCCCAAAATTCAGCCCAGCCACCAGCAAGTCCGGCTCTGGCTGACACAGGTCAGCAGCCCCTGCCTCGGCCCCCTCAGGCCTCCAGTGCGTCTGCGGCGTCCACCGGTTCAAGCCTGGTGGCTGTGGCAGAACAGCCATGGCTGCATCCGACTGTTCCATTTGGCCCCCCGCCCCAGGACCTGGCGTCCTACTACTGCTACAGACCCCTGTACAACGCCTACCAGACTCAGTACCCCTCAGTGTACGCATCAGATCCTGGCACGGCCTCCCTCTATTACCAG GACACCTACAGCCTATATGAATCTCGGTACAGGCCCTACGACAACGCAGCATCCGCTTATGCCGAGAACTACTGCTACCCTGAGCCCGAGCGGCCCAGCTCCCGAGCAAGCCACTGCTCAGACCAGCCACATCCCAG GCCAGGGTATCCTGAAGGGTACTATAATTCCAGAAGTGGATGGAGCAGTCAAAGTGACTACTATGCGAGTTACTACTCCAGCCAGGGCGACTACAGAG ATGCAGGTTGCTGGGATCGTTACCACTACAGTTCTAGATTCAGGGATCCCCGAGTCTATGACCGGAGATACTGGTATAATGCAGAATATGATTCATATAGGAAAGAAAACCAAGCCTACGGTGACAG GCCTGAGAAATGTGACGACCCCTGGATGTACGACCCTCGCTTTACGGGCAGTTTTGACGATGACCCTGAGCCCCACAGAGACCCTTACGGGGAGGAGGCGGACCGGCACAGTGTGCACAGCGAGCACTCTGCACGGAGCCTGCGCAGCGGCCGCAGCAGCCTCAGCGCCCGCTCGCGACAG aGCCAGATTTACAGAAGTCACAATTTGACTGCCGGTTCCTACGAGGCCCCGCCTCCACCAGGCTCCTTTCAGAGTGACTATGCCTGTGGCACCTATGGCAGCCATTTCAACAGTGCCCAGGGCTTCCCAGAGTACGGCTACACTGCAGACACCGCCTGGCCCACTGGGGAGCAAG TTCCATCAAGACCAAATTCTCCTGAAAAATTTTCAGTGCCTCATGTCTGTGCCCGGTTCGGTCCCGGCGGTCAGCTCATTAAAGTGGTTCCAAATCTGCCTTCGGAAGGCCAGCCTGCGCTGGTCGAGATCCACAGCATGGAG ACATTGCTGCAGCACACGCCCGAGCAGGAGGAGATGCGGTTGTTCCCGGGACCTCTCGGCAA AGATGACACCCATAAAGTGGATGTTATTAATTTTGCACAGAACAAAGCTACAAAATGTTTGCAGAACGAAAATTTAATTGACAAAGAGTCTGCAAGTCTTCTTTGGAATTTTATTGTTCTGTTATGCAGACAGAATGGG ACCGTGGTGGGGACAGACATTGCCGAGCTTTTGTTACGAGACCACAAAACAGTCTGGCTTCCCGGGAAGTCTCCCAATGAGGCAAACCTAATTGACTTCACCAATGAGGCCGTGGAGCACGTGGAAGAGGAGCAATCTGGGGAGGCCCAGCTCTCGTTTCTCACTGACAGTCCAACAGCCACGACTAACAAGCTTGAGAAAGAAACCGAGAGGTTCCGAGAGCTGCTGCTTTATGGCCGTAAAAAG GATGCTTTAGAGTCTGCAATGAAAAATGGTTTATGGGGTCACGCTCTGCTGCTTGCAAGTAAGATGGACAGCCGGACGCATGCTCGAGTCATGACCAG GTTTGCCAACAGTCTTCCAATCAATGACCCTCTGCAGACAGTTTACCAGCTCATGTCCGGGCGAATGCCTGCTGCGTCCACG TGCTGTGGAGATGAGAAGTGGGGCGACTGGAGGCCGCACCTTGCCATGGTTCTGTCCAACCTGAGCCACAGTGTGGATGTAGAGGCCAGGGCGATGGTTACGATGGGCGACACGCTCG CTTCAAAGGGTCTCTTGGATGCTGCGCACTTTTGCTACCTTATGGCCCAGGTTGGATTTGGGGTTTATacaaagaaaactgcaaaacttGTCTTAATTGGATCAAATCACAG TTTGCCATTTTTAAAGTTTGCAACCAACGAAGCCATTCAGAGGACAGAAGCCTATGAGTATGCTCAGTCCCTGGGGGCCCACACCTGCTCCTTGCCTGGCTTCCAG gtttttaaattCATCTACTCTTGCCGCCTGGCTGAAATGGGGCTGGCCACGCAGGCCTTCCACTACTGCGAAGTGATTGCTAAGAGCATCCTGACGCAGCCCACCCAGTGCTCCCCAGTGCTGATCGGCCAGCTGATCCAG GTAGCTTCTCAGTTGCGGCTCTTTGATTCTCAACTGAAAGAGAAGCCAGAAGAGGAGTCCTTGATGGAGCCTTCCTGGTTGACTCACCTGCGCCAGGTGGAGAGGCAGATCAAG GATGGAGCCTTCCCCCAGCAGTGTCCCAGCACGCCGTGCTCTGAGGTGGAGCAGTCAGACGGTCCAGGACCCGGTCAGCCCGTGGCTCTGGGGACAGACAACCCACTGCTGGCGCTGCCCGTGCCAAGCCCCGAGATTTTGAGCCAGGGTGTGCGGCTGCTGCCATCAG CTCCACAGACGCTCCCCGACAGCCAGCTGGCCAGCTTTGTCAGTGTGCCGACGTTCCCAGTGCTGCCGCCCCCAGGTCCCCTGGAGCCGGGTCCTGTCTATGGACCCCCAGGTTCTGCACTTGGCTACCCAGAGCCCCCCAGGCCTGATCCTGCAGCTCTGTACCCAGGGTCTGGCCTACCACCTGCTGCACCAGGTCTCCAGGAACACGGACACCTGCGGCAGGAGTACAGGGGCCAGGACCCAG GAGTAATGCCACAGGGGTCACCTGTTAGGAACTCACTTCCTGAGCTAAGCGAAGAGGATTTTGGTGGAAAATTTGCAAATCTG GACTCCTCGAGGACGGTGCAGGACTCTGAGAGCCCCCCAGGGTGGGATTGTGCTGACTCGGGTTTGACGCAGCCTCCTCCATCTCTGGCACCCGCTCCTGAAACGAAGAGCCCCACACAAGTAGTCAAGCGAGAGGCAAAGAAG AGTGAATCGTGGTTCTCTCGTTGGCTGTCTGGGAAAAGGAGGACGGAAGCCTACCTGCCAGATGACAAGGACAAGTCG ATTGTTTGGGATGAGAAGAAGAACCAGTGGGTGAATCTAAATGAGCCGGAAGAGGAG AAGAAggcaccacccccacctccaacaTCGCTTCCCAAGGCCCCGCAAGCTGCTCCCCCCGGCCCCGCGGGGCCTCCCAGATCCTCCGTGAACATGTTTTCTAGAAAAGCAG CTGGAACCAGAGCTCGCTACGTTGACATCTTAAACCCAAGCGGGACCCAGCGGAGTGAACCGGCTCTTGCTC